In the Mycolicibacterium thermoresistibile genome, one interval contains:
- a CDS encoding LLM class flavin-dependent oxidoreductase, protein MKISLFYEFPLPRPWSEDDEHKLFQDGLDEVEAADKAGFSSVWLTEHHFLEEYCHSTAPEMFLAAASQRTENIRLGFGVMHLPPPINHPARIAERVATLDHLSNGRVEFGTGEGSSVAELGGFNIDPADKRTMWEEALEVSIRCMIEEPFSGFKGEHVEMPARNVIPKPLQKPHPPVWVACTRPSSVQMAAQKAIGALSFAYTGPGPLKERVDGYYKEFEEKGSPVTPAVNPNILAIGGDLSMMVAKTDEEALKRLGIGGGFFSFGIMHYYMTGMHTPGRTGVWELYEQAVKEDPTLAYGPGRGAIGSPETVREFLRGYEESGVDEIILLLNPRSHEGTMESIEIMGREILPEFIEREEKAQVEKAKRLEPVLEKVEARRKPSEAPEFDETYSFGGLPTGRGGKFTASEIPEAMAEINEGRVQAAKKAKEQAS, encoded by the coding sequence ATGAAGATCTCGCTGTTCTACGAATTCCCGCTGCCGCGGCCGTGGTCGGAGGACGACGAACACAAACTGTTCCAGGACGGCCTGGACGAGGTGGAGGCCGCCGACAAGGCAGGCTTCTCGTCGGTCTGGCTGACCGAGCACCACTTCCTCGAGGAGTACTGTCACTCCACCGCACCGGAGATGTTCCTGGCCGCGGCCAGCCAGCGTACCGAGAACATCCGGCTGGGCTTCGGCGTGATGCACCTGCCGCCGCCGATCAACCATCCGGCCCGGATCGCCGAACGGGTGGCCACCCTGGACCACCTGTCGAACGGCCGGGTGGAGTTCGGCACCGGTGAGGGTTCCTCGGTCGCCGAGCTCGGCGGGTTCAACATCGACCCCGCCGACAAGCGCACCATGTGGGAGGAGGCCCTCGAGGTCTCGATCCGGTGCATGATCGAGGAACCGTTCTCCGGTTTCAAGGGCGAGCATGTCGAGATGCCCGCCCGCAACGTGATTCCCAAGCCGCTGCAGAAGCCGCACCCGCCGGTCTGGGTGGCCTGCACCCGGCCGTCCTCGGTCCAGATGGCCGCCCAGAAGGCGATCGGCGCGTTGAGCTTCGCCTACACCGGTCCCGGACCGCTCAAGGAGCGCGTCGACGGCTATTACAAGGAGTTCGAGGAGAAGGGCTCACCGGTCACCCCGGCCGTCAACCCCAACATCCTCGCGATCGGCGGCGACCTGTCGATGATGGTCGCCAAGACCGATGAGGAGGCGCTCAAGCGGCTCGGCATCGGCGGCGGCTTCTTCTCGTTCGGCATCATGCACTACTACATGACCGGCATGCACACCCCCGGCCGCACCGGCGTCTGGGAGCTCTACGAGCAGGCGGTCAAGGAGGATCCGACGCTGGCCTACGGCCCCGGCCGCGGCGCCATCGGTTCCCCGGAGACCGTGCGGGAGTTCCTGCGCGGCTACGAGGAGAGCGGGGTGGACGAGATCATCCTGCTGCTCAACCCGCGCAGCCACGAGGGCACCATGGAGTCGATCGAGATCATGGGCCGCGAGATCCTGCCGGAGTTCATCGAACGGGAGGAGAAGGCGCAGGTGGAGAAGGCCAAACGACTCGAACCGGTGCTGGAGAAAGTCGAGGCCCGCCGGAAGCCCTCGGAGGCACCCGAATTCGACGAGACCTATTCCTTCGGCGGGCTGCCGACCGGCCGTGGCGGCAAGTTCACCGCCAGCGAGATCCCCGAGGCCATGGCCGAGATCAACGAGGGCCGCGTGCAGGCCGCCAAGAAGGCCAAGGAGCAGGCGAGCTGA
- a CDS encoding alpha/beta fold hydrolase, giving the protein MTFDRRTIVVDGLATSYLEAGSGDPLVLLHGGEFGASAELGWERNIDALAGYYRVIAPDMLGFGHSAKVIDFVDGRGMRIRHIARLCALLGIESAHFVGNSMGAINLLVDATSPAPRLPMRSLVAICGGGEIQRNEHMAALYDYDATEPAMRRIVTALFFDPAFPADDAYVRRRYESSILPGAWETLAAARFRRPGLEPPAAPSAARAYHRIGVPTLIVEGAGDKLLPPGWAADIAAQIPDARSAVIADAGHCPQIEQPAAVNELLLDFLTTVNTRDREVATR; this is encoded by the coding sequence GTGACATTCGACCGCAGAACCATCGTCGTGGACGGGCTCGCCACCAGCTACCTGGAAGCGGGCAGTGGTGATCCCCTGGTGCTGCTGCACGGCGGCGAGTTCGGCGCCAGCGCGGAACTGGGCTGGGAGCGCAACATCGACGCGCTCGCCGGGTACTACCGGGTGATCGCACCGGACATGCTCGGCTTCGGCCATTCGGCCAAGGTCATCGACTTCGTCGACGGACGCGGGATGCGGATCCGGCACATCGCCCGGCTCTGCGCGCTGCTCGGAATCGAATCCGCGCACTTCGTCGGGAACTCGATGGGCGCGATCAACCTCCTGGTCGACGCCACCTCGCCGGCGCCGCGGCTGCCGATGCGCAGCCTGGTCGCGATCTGCGGCGGCGGCGAGATCCAGCGCAACGAACACATGGCGGCGCTGTACGACTACGACGCCACCGAGCCCGCCATGCGCAGGATCGTCACCGCCCTGTTCTTCGACCCGGCCTTTCCGGCCGACGACGCCTACGTGCGGCGACGGTACGAGTCCAGCATTCTGCCCGGCGCGTGGGAGACGTTGGCGGCAGCACGGTTTCGGCGTCCCGGCCTGGAGCCGCCCGCAGCGCCGTCGGCAGCGCGGGCCTATCACCGGATCGGCGTGCCGACGCTCATCGTGGAGGGCGCCGGCGACAAACTGTTGCCGCCGGGGTGGGCGGCCGACATCGCGGCGCAGATCCCCGACGCCCGGTCGGCGGTGATCGCCGACGCCGGACACTGCCCGCAGATCGAACAACCCGCGGCGGTCAACGAACTGCTGCTGGACTTCCTGACCACGGTGAACACACGGGACCGAGAGGTGGCGACGAGGTGA
- a CDS encoding 3-carboxyethylcatechol 2,3-dioxygenase, producing the protein MSHSPLLNLPGPPPEVLDDIAAALGRARDFVTAYDPELVVIFAPDHYNGFFYRLMPPFCISTAASGVGDYGSHAGPLDVPADLASRCAEAVLDAGVDVAISAGIEVDHGTVQPLQILFGDAAARPVIPIFINSVATPLGPLHRSRALGRAVGEFLAGLDERVLVIGSGGLSHDPPVPTLATAPPAALERIVEGRPMTPEQRMARQSAVIAAAESFARGEGGLQPLNPDWDRRLLDIFDQNRLAELDGWTNESITAEAGNSAHEIRTWVAAFSALATQGDYRTGHHFYRAAPELIAGFAVRTAVPDDTRERTGVPS; encoded by the coding sequence ATGTCGCACAGTCCGCTGCTGAACCTTCCGGGACCGCCACCCGAAGTACTTGACGACATCGCGGCGGCGCTGGGCCGGGCCCGGGACTTCGTCACCGCCTACGACCCGGAGCTCGTCGTCATCTTCGCCCCGGACCACTACAACGGGTTCTTCTACCGGTTGATGCCGCCGTTCTGTATCAGCACCGCGGCGAGCGGGGTCGGCGACTACGGCAGCCACGCCGGACCGTTGGACGTTCCGGCCGACCTCGCCTCCCGGTGCGCCGAGGCGGTGCTGGACGCCGGCGTCGACGTCGCGATCTCGGCCGGGATCGAAGTGGACCACGGGACAGTGCAACCGCTGCAGATCCTGTTCGGCGACGCCGCTGCCCGGCCGGTGATCCCGATCTTCATCAACTCGGTGGCCACTCCGCTGGGCCCGCTGCACCGGTCCCGCGCGCTGGGGCGGGCGGTCGGCGAATTCCTCGCCGGGCTGGACGAACGGGTGCTGGTGATCGGATCCGGCGGTCTGTCGCACGATCCCCCGGTGCCCACCCTGGCCACCGCCCCGCCGGCCGCGCTCGAACGCATCGTCGAGGGCAGGCCGATGACCCCCGAGCAACGTATGGCGCGGCAGTCCGCGGTGATCGCCGCCGCGGAGTCGTTCGCCCGCGGCGAGGGCGGGCTGCAACCGCTCAACCCGGACTGGGACCGGCGCCTGCTCGACATCTTCGACCAGAACCGGCTCGCCGAACTCGACGGTTGGACCAACGAGTCGATCACCGCCGAGGCCGGGAACTCGGCGCACGAGATCCGCACCTGGGTGGCGGCGTTCTCGGCGCTGGCCACCCAGGGTGACTACCGCACCGGCCACCACTTCTATCGGGCGGCGCCCGAACTGATCGCCGGGTTCGCCGTCCGCACGGCGGTGCCGGACGACACCCGCGAACGGACAGGGGTCCCCTCATGA
- a CDS encoding NADPH-dependent FMN reductase, whose protein sequence is MTAGPSSADAGAAAGSGPLVVGLGGTLRSDSSTERALRYCLGSVERQGGRSRLFAGPDLDLPMYAPHSLERTPKALALVGALRSADAVIVGSPGYHGAISGLVKNALDYIEDLREDPRVYLDNTPWGCISCAYGWQAAVSTLGQLRVIGHALRAWPTPLGVAINSADQIWDAAGELIDESVRDQLELLAGQVLTFARARAGCHETR, encoded by the coding sequence ATGACAGCAGGACCTTCATCGGCGGATGCCGGCGCCGCGGCGGGAAGCGGACCGCTGGTGGTCGGTCTGGGTGGCACGCTGCGATCCGATTCGTCGACCGAGCGGGCGCTGCGGTACTGCCTGGGCTCGGTGGAGCGGCAGGGTGGGCGCAGCCGGCTGTTCGCCGGACCCGACCTCGACCTGCCGATGTACGCGCCGCACTCGCTGGAGCGCACCCCGAAGGCACTGGCGCTGGTGGGCGCGTTGCGCAGCGCCGACGCGGTGATCGTCGGTTCGCCCGGCTACCACGGGGCGATCTCGGGGCTGGTGAAGAACGCCCTGGACTACATCGAGGATCTGCGCGAGGACCCGCGGGTCTATCTGGACAACACCCCGTGGGGGTGCATCAGCTGCGCGTACGGCTGGCAGGCGGCGGTCAGCACGCTCGGTCAGCTGCGGGTCATCGGCCACGCCCTGCGGGCCTGGCCGACACCGCTGGGGGTGGCCATCAACTCTGCGGATCAGATCTGGGACGCCGCCGGTGAACTGATCGATGAGTCGGTGCGCGATCAGCTCGAACTGCTGGCCGGTCAGGTGCTCACGTTCGCCCGCGCCCGGGCCGGCTGCCACGAGACCCGATAG
- a CDS encoding cyclase family protein, translated as MTEFRRVADQVRNWGRWGTDDELGTLNFITAEKVTEAAGLVRQGKVFALGGDFGSAGPQGAFQFRQNPVHVMTVDGGDINTLAQYGPQWLRNSVAHQVSEFFVDNPFRFNDDMIVMPLQAATQWDALSHVYYDDQLYNGFPAGSVTSFGAFHCGIDKVDHKGITSRGVLLDVVRHRGAEVFLEPGQPVTPEELDEVAAAQGVTIRSGDIVVVHTGWWTRFLSTGDGAEPGSGLHWRCAIWLHEHEVAAVAADNLMVEDPDPANGVEGTFLPMHMLCLRDMGLMLGEYWDLTDLAADCAADGVYEFQLIAPPLRVIGAVGSPVNPIAIK; from the coding sequence ATGACCGAGTTTCGCCGCGTCGCCGATCAGGTGCGCAACTGGGGACGGTGGGGAACCGACGACGAGCTCGGCACCTTGAACTTCATCACCGCCGAGAAGGTCACCGAGGCCGCCGGTCTGGTCAGACAGGGCAAGGTGTTCGCGCTGGGCGGGGACTTCGGCTCGGCCGGACCACAGGGCGCCTTCCAGTTCCGGCAGAACCCGGTGCACGTGATGACCGTCGACGGCGGTGACATCAACACCCTGGCGCAGTACGGTCCGCAGTGGCTGCGGAACTCGGTGGCCCACCAGGTGTCGGAGTTCTTCGTCGACAACCCCTTCCGGTTCAACGACGACATGATCGTCATGCCGCTGCAGGCCGCGACGCAGTGGGATGCCCTGTCCCACGTCTACTACGACGATCAGCTCTACAACGGGTTCCCGGCCGGATCGGTGACCAGTTTCGGCGCGTTCCACTGCGGTATCGACAAGGTGGACCACAAGGGCATCACGTCGCGCGGAGTGCTGCTGGACGTGGTCCGCCACCGCGGGGCCGAGGTGTTCCTCGAGCCCGGGCAGCCGGTGACGCCCGAGGAGCTGGACGAGGTCGCCGCCGCCCAGGGGGTGACGATCCGCAGCGGTGACATCGTCGTGGTGCACACCGGATGGTGGACCAGGTTCCTGAGCACCGGCGACGGCGCCGAACCGGGCTCCGGACTGCATTGGCGGTGTGCGATCTGGCTGCATGAGCACGAGGTCGCCGCGGTGGCGGCCGACAACCTGATGGTGGAGGACCCCGACCCGGCCAACGGGGTGGAGGGCACGTTCCTGCCCATGCACATGCTGTGTCTGCGGGACATGGGTCTGATGCTCGGTGAATACTGGGATCTCACCGACCTGGCGGCCGACTGCGCGGCGGACGGCGTGTACGAATTCCAGCTGATCGCCCCGCCGTTGCGGGTGATCGGCGCGGTCGGGTCCCCGGTGAACCCGATCGCGATCAAATGA
- a CDS encoding FAD-binding protein, with protein sequence MTVDTHDQTVDVLVVGSGGGGMTAALTADAAGLDTLLVEKSPQFGGSTALSGGGIWVPGAPAQRREGYSPDPDDVFEYLRQITGGLVSDARLRTYVDEAPKMMEFLEQLSPWCEFVWKPGYADYYPELPGGSPLGSTINVPAIDLRRLGDEEARLLQPLALAPRGIWFAPKDLRLFYQVRQNWRGKAVLVKLIWRMFRARVFGDRMAAIGQSLAARLRLAMRQQGVPLWLNAPMTELITDADGAVVGAVVEKDGRAVRIRARHGVILAAGGFDHDMDRRREHLPLLEKDWSFGNPAATGDGIRAGEKVGGATELLDEAWWFPAICWPDGRLQFMLNERMMPSQFIVNGAGRRFINEAAPYMDFAHAMIEGERAYRDSHGENGTAQHIPCWLITDIRSFRRYVVAGHLPIPKIPFAPVPTGRKVPREWLESGVVHEGHSWEELAAKINVPADQLRATAERFNMLAAKGHDDDFNRGDSAYDNYYGDPTLPNPNLHPLGRPPYYAFQIILGDLGTSGGLRTDEHARVLRVDDSVVPGLYAVGNNSAAVMGRSYAGAGATIGPAMTFGYVAARHIAERAAPATTSSPTRPSTSKSNVS encoded by the coding sequence ATGACTGTCGACACCCACGACCAGACGGTGGACGTCCTCGTCGTCGGATCGGGCGGCGGCGGAATGACCGCCGCGCTGACCGCCGACGCCGCCGGGCTGGACACCCTGCTGGTCGAGAAGTCGCCGCAGTTCGGCGGATCGACGGCGTTGTCCGGTGGTGGGATCTGGGTGCCCGGCGCACCCGCCCAGCGCCGGGAGGGCTACTCGCCCGACCCTGACGACGTCTTCGAATACCTGCGGCAGATCACCGGCGGACTGGTCAGCGACGCCCGGCTGCGCACCTACGTGGACGAGGCGCCGAAGATGATGGAGTTCCTCGAACAGCTCAGCCCGTGGTGCGAATTCGTCTGGAAGCCCGGCTACGCCGACTACTATCCGGAGCTTCCCGGCGGCTCGCCGCTGGGCAGCACCATCAACGTGCCGGCGATCGATCTGCGCAGGCTCGGCGACGAGGAGGCCCGTCTGCTGCAACCGCTGGCTCTGGCCCCCAGGGGAATCTGGTTCGCACCCAAGGATCTGCGGTTGTTCTACCAGGTTCGGCAGAACTGGCGCGGCAAGGCGGTGCTGGTGAAACTGATCTGGCGGATGTTCCGGGCCCGGGTGTTCGGGGACCGGATGGCCGCGATCGGTCAGTCGCTGGCGGCGCGGCTGCGGCTCGCGATGAGGCAACAGGGCGTCCCGCTGTGGCTGAACGCACCGATGACCGAGCTCATCACCGACGCCGACGGTGCGGTCGTCGGCGCCGTCGTGGAGAAGGACGGCCGCGCGGTGCGGATCCGGGCCCGCCACGGGGTGATCCTGGCCGCGGGCGGATTCGACCACGACATGGACCGGCGCCGCGAGCATCTGCCGCTGCTGGAGAAGGACTGGAGTTTCGGCAACCCGGCCGCCACCGGGGACGGCATCCGGGCCGGGGAGAAGGTCGGCGGCGCCACCGAACTGCTGGACGAGGCCTGGTGGTTCCCGGCGATCTGCTGGCCGGACGGACGGCTGCAGTTCATGCTCAACGAGCGGATGATGCCGTCCCAGTTCATCGTCAACGGCGCGGGCAGGCGGTTCATCAACGAAGCCGCCCCCTACATGGACTTCGCCCACGCGATGATCGAGGGGGAGCGGGCGTACCGCGACAGCCACGGCGAGAACGGCACCGCACAACACATTCCGTGCTGGTTGATCACCGACATCCGGTCGTTCCGCCGGTACGTGGTGGCCGGACACCTGCCGATTCCCAAGATCCCGTTCGCTCCGGTGCCCACCGGCCGCAAGGTTCCCCGGGAGTGGTTGGAGTCCGGCGTGGTTCACGAAGGACACAGCTGGGAGGAGCTCGCCGCCAAGATCAACGTCCCCGCGGATCAGTTGCGCGCCACCGCGGAACGGTTCAACATGCTGGCCGCCAAGGGCCACGACGACGACTTCAACCGCGGCGACAGCGCCTACGACAACTACTACGGCGACCCGACGTTGCCGAACCCCAACCTGCACCCGCTGGGCAGGCCGCCGTACTACGCGTTCCAGATCATCCTGGGCGACCTCGGCACCTCGGGCGGTCTGCGCACCGACGAGCACGCGCGGGTGCTGCGCGTCGACGACAGCGTGGTGCCGGGTCTGTACGCGGTGGGCAACAACTCGGCTGCGGTGATGGGCCGCAGCTACGCCGGGGCCGGCGCCACCATCGGCCCCGCGATGACGTTCGGCTATGTGGCCGCCAGACACATCGCCGAACGGGCGGCGCCCGCCACCACGTCGAGCCCGACCCGACCGTCAACCAGCAAGTCCAACGTCAGCTGA
- a CDS encoding coniferyl-alcohol dehydrogenase has translation MAELCRYDGRRVVVTGCGSGIGAHVVRQVSGLGAQVVGLDLCPPAADAGSRLEFGELDLADPDSIDRAVAAVGGPVDALFNVAGVSSGIGDPLRVATINFLGTRQLTEGLLPAMPAGSAIASVSSLAASGYLENRRTTAGLLATTTFAEGLDWCRRHPEALADGGYRLAKEALILYTMQRAGPLGANGIRINCTGPGVTDTPILDQLRSAYGQDYLDGFVNPLGRMSDPAEQAAVLVFLNSAAASYITGQVIWVDGGIIADRVANSLQE, from the coding sequence CTGGCCGAACTGTGCCGTTACGACGGTCGCCGGGTGGTGGTGACCGGTTGCGGATCGGGCATCGGCGCCCATGTCGTGCGCCAGGTGAGCGGCCTCGGGGCGCAGGTGGTCGGACTGGACCTGTGCCCGCCGGCAGCAGACGCCGGATCCCGGCTGGAGTTCGGTGAACTCGATCTGGCCGACCCGGACTCCATCGACCGGGCGGTGGCCGCCGTCGGCGGCCCGGTGGATGCGTTGTTCAACGTGGCCGGGGTGTCGTCGGGCATCGGGGATCCGCTGCGGGTGGCCACGATCAACTTCCTCGGCACCCGGCAGCTCACCGAAGGGCTGTTGCCGGCCATGCCGGCCGGGTCGGCGATCGCCAGCGTCTCCTCGCTGGCGGCGTCGGGCTACCTGGAGAACCGGCGGACCACCGCCGGCCTGCTCGCCACCACCACCTTCGCCGAAGGCCTCGACTGGTGCCGGCGGCACCCCGAGGCGCTCGCCGACGGCGGCTATCGGCTGGCCAAGGAGGCGCTGATCCTCTACACCATGCAACGTGCGGGACCGCTCGGCGCGAACGGGATCCGGATCAACTGCACCGGACCCGGCGTGACCGATACGCCGATCCTGGACCAGTTGCGCAGCGCCTACGGCCAGGATTATCTCGACGGTTTCGTCAACCCGCTGGGCCGGATGTCGGATCCGGCCGAACAGGCTGCGGTGCTGGTGTTCCTCAACAGCGCCGCCGCCAGTTACATCACCGGACAAGTCATCTGGGTCGACGGCGGCATCATCGCCGACCGTGTCGCCAACAGCCTGCAGGAGTGA